In Rhizobium sp. BT04, the genomic window AAGCGGGTTTTCCAGCCACGCGGCCGACGTGATTGCTTTGGCGAACTGGTACAGATCGATGGCTCGCATCACTGGTGGTTCGAGAACCGTGGGCCCAAATGCGCCCTGCTCGTCTATATCGACGACGCCACCGGCAAGCTGCTGCATCTACGGTTTGCCGGCTCGGAGAACACCTTCGACTATCTGCACGCGACCAAGGCCTATCTGCAGCAATGGGGCAAACCGCTGGCCTTCTACAGTGACAAGCACGGCGTCTTTCGTTCGACCCATGCGTCGGAGAAGGACCGGACGAGCGGCCTGACACAATTCGGCCGCGCGCTTTATGAGCTGAACATCGACATCATCTGTGCCAATACCCCGCAGGCCAAAGGCCGCGTCGAACGTGCGAACCAGACACTGCAGGATCGGCTGGTCAAGGAAATGCGGCTGCGCGGCATCGACACGATCGAGGAAGCCAACGCCTATGCGCCTGAGTTCATTGCGGATTAACGCGCGTTTTGGCAAACAGCCGCGTAATCCGAAGGACATGCACCGGCCGTTGGCCGACCACGAGAACCTCGATGGCGCCATGTGCCGCAAGGAAGTTCGCACGCTGTCGCAGGCTTTGACGCTGCGCTATGACAAGGTGCTGTTCATCCTTGATCCGACAGATCTTTCCAGGTCCCTGGCGGGTAAGAAGGTCGTCGTTTGCGACTATCCGGACGGGCGCCTCGAGATCATGCACGAGAGCTTTGCCCTGCCCTACCGAACCTTTGACACGTTACGCTCCGTGCATCGCGCCGAGGTCGTCGATAACAAGCGGTTGGACGACATGCTGTCTGTTGTCGCCGAGCTGCAGGCTGGGCGGGAGCAGCAGCGCAGCAAGGGCGGACCACGGCGAACTGGGCAGACGGACCATATGTTCGGCATTCGCGATGGCAGCACGGGGAACGGCTACCAGAAGCGTGGACGCAAGCCGAGAACGGATTACATGAACGATCCGGCGGTGATCGCACGGCGGGAGAAAGCGTTATTGAGGCAGCCGGCTGCGGAATAAAGGGCGTCAATGCACGCCGATATCGCTTTGCGTATCTGACTCCAATTGCAGGCAGGCGGACCAAAGCGGCGTCTTGTGGAAGGCTCCGTCTTGAAGAAGCGTGAGCCCTTCTCGTGCCTCATAAAGCAGGCCCAGCCAGCACAGGCGCCGCAGGACGCCATATTGGAGATCGGATTTGAGCTCCCAGGCTTCCAGGGTCATTTCGGTGGCGGACAGAGGTGCCGTGTCTGGATAGAGGATCTTCACGACGTCCAAAGGCGTACAGCCTTCTCTCGCCTTGATATTGAGAAGATTGAGGAACATGCGCCACCAGCGTAGGCGCGCTTGCACCTCAGCTTCCCGCTCGGTGGCATGGACATACGAGTAGAGATAGTCTGTGGCCACGAGATCGAAGAAGGCTTGCGGGTTCACCAGAAACTCCCGGCCGCGTCTGGTTGGCAGCAGCACATCCTTTTTCCGGCGAAGCAGCTTCAGATGGCGGGTCATGTCCCGCACGACCCAGAGCGGCGGCATGTCGCTTTCGTTCAGCACTTTGTTCATGCTGTAGAGGTCTTCGGCTGTGAAGTCGGGCCACAGGAAGTTCACAGCGGCCCAATGTACGAATTTGCGGTTCATAGCACCGGTCGCGGTCAATCCTATGCCACCCTCACCGTCAGCATAGGCAACGGACAGAAGCATGCCGCGAAGAAGAGGTGACAGCGCGGCGACATCGACGTCACCCTGCAGCTTGATTTCCGGAAGCATCGTGCAGCTTTGATCCCTACCCGCTCAATTCAGATAAAAGCGAGTATCAGCCGGCGACTGAACAATTGCTATTGAGAAAGCTAAAGCCGAAGAGGTGTTCTTTCACCCGCCCCCGCTCCGCCCTTTCAACCCGGCCCAGCCGGTCGGATCGGGGGCTGATCATCGGTGCCAGTGTCGCGTTTCTAACTGGCCGACAGCGTCGCAGCCCTATTCGGCTTTGACAGTTATAACATAACAACATATGAAGACATTGATGCTGCCACCGTTAGAAATGACGTGCCTGCGCTGGGTTGCTCGAGGCAAAACCGTCGCCGAAATCGCCCTACTGCAGGGTAAGAGCGTCACCGAAATCGAGCTTTGCCTGGAACATGCGCTTGTCTTGCTCGAAGCAAAGACGGTTAAGGAGGCCATTGCGAAGACCAATGGGCCTCATTCCGATCAACATTGAGCAACCAGCTTAACGCGATCAGCGGGCAGCCAACAACGCGTCCCGCCGGTTCGAAGACACGAGTAATCGGCAGCGGGGAACGCGAGGACTTGGCACCAACCTCGAAAACCGTACGGCAAACGGCGGCTCAAGACGGCAGCAAGCCAAATCCCGCTCTCTGTGATGGCGTCCTGGCTCGGTCCCGGATCTTCCACGATCAACCCATAAAGGGTCCGCTAGCAAGCTGCGGCCGCTTCCGCTTTGCGTCGCGGTGATCGCGCCCGGACCCCGGGCCTTTTGAGGAGCCATCGAGCGGGAATTGGCCCGCTCCCGAAGGAGCCTCTCAAATGTCGCACGATCTCTCTCTCGCCCAGTCCCACGCCTTCCAGCTCTCCCGTGACCTGATGGTACCGGTCACCCTCTTCGAGGTCGACGGCGAATACGGCGTCATTCCTTCCGATGAGATCGACGCCGACGACGATCTGGCGATCGTGCATGAGTACATGCCTTGGCCGGCTCATTGAGCCGGCACCGCCGGGGCGTGCCCCTTGCGAGCGGCAGGCCGCAAGGGAAGCTTCGCCGCGTCCAATTTCAGCTTGCATGATCCGACAATTGCGCGCCCGCGCCCTTGCGGTCTTTGCTCTTCGGGGCCTGCCGAAGGCGTCGGAGAACCGACGGGCAAGGAAGGACTATGGAGGCCGATCGCCGGGCGATCGGGAGAAAAAATGAAGAGAAGAGAGATAGAAGCGCTGCGCGAGCAGGTCAGTTGTGTGGCAGTGCTTGAGCATGCCGGGTTTGCAATAGACGCGAAGGAAAGCACACGGCGGGCGGTCAAGTTCCGCCGCGGCGGCGAGATCGTCATTGTCACCCATGAAGGGCGCGGATGGTTCGATCCTTTGTCCGACGCGAAGGGCGATGTGTTCCGGCTCGTCGAGCATCTCCATCGGGTCGGCTTTCTCCAAGGCGCTGCGCGGGTCGCGGCTCTCGTCGGTTTTCAGATCAAGGAGCCGGAATGGCAGTCGACAAAAGATGGGGAGAGATGCGACCTCTCTCTTCCCGATCGTTGGCAGTCCCGCCGGCGTCCGTGGCAGGGTTCCGCGTCATGGCGATACCTCAATGGCGAGCGCCGCCTGCCAGCGAACGTGCTGCGAATGGCGATCAAAGGCGACCTCCTGCGCGAAGGTCCGCAAGGCAGCATGTGGGCGGCGCACCGGGACCAGACGGGAATTTTGACCGGCTGGGAAGCGCGAGGTCCGCAATATCGGGGTTTTGCATCCGGAGGAACCAAGGTTCTTTTCCGCTTCGGTTCCGACAGCCCATTGCGTCTGGCGGTCACGGAAGCGGCGATGGATGCCATGAGCCTCGCGGCGATCGAAGGTTTGCGGCAGGGCACGCTTTATCTCAGCACTGGCGGTGGATGGTCGCCGACCACGGAGGCGGCGTTGCGGGAGTTGGCCTCGAACCCGGGTGTACAGATGGTTGCGGCAACGGACGCCAATCCACAGGGCGACATGTTTGCCGAACGGCTGCGGACGCTTGCCGACGATGCCGGCTGCGACTGGACGCGACTTCGCCCGATCGAGGAGGATTGGAACGACACCCTGAAGATCAGGGAAATGGAAAAGAGGGAAAGGATGGAAGGAGGAGGCGTGCCGCATGCGCGCCGCCGGCATCAAGGGAA contains:
- a CDS encoding LuxR family transcriptional regulator: MKTLMLPPLEMTCLRWVARGKTVAEIALLQGKSVTEIELCLEHALVLLEAKTVKEAIAKTNGPHSDQH
- a CDS encoding DUF3991 and toprim domain-containing protein: MKRREIEALREQVSCVAVLEHAGFAIDAKESTRRAVKFRRGGEIVIVTHEGRGWFDPLSDAKGDVFRLVEHLHRVGFLQGAARVAALVGFQIKEPEWQSTKDGERCDLSLPDRWQSRRRPWQGSASWRYLNGERRLPANVLRMAIKGDLLREGPQGSMWAAHRDQTGILTGWEARGPQYRGFASGGTKVLFRFGSDSPLRLAVTEAAMDAMSLAAIEGLRQGTLYLSTGGGWSPTTEAALRELASNPGVQMVAATDANPQGDMFAERLRTLADDAGCDWTRLRPIEEDWNDTLKIREMEKRERMEGGGVPHARRRHQGKLRPAEPTLDPDGRDAGGSQGVMKD